Within Montipora foliosa isolate CH-2021 chromosome 3, ASM3666993v2, whole genome shotgun sequence, the genomic segment GTATCTCCCCCTTCAACTGCATTGGGGAACCGCCCACGTTAGCACAACGCTGGAACAAGTGGAAAGCCGAGTTCGAACTGTACGTGGCAGCTTCGCGGGTAGGAGACAAACTGCAAAAGCGAGCTTTACTCTTGCACCTCGCTGGCCCCGGAGTCCGCGAAATCTTCAAGACGTATCCAGACGAAGTAAAAGGTGACGCTAAAGAGTTCGACAAAGCGATGACATGTCTGTCGAATCACTTCGAAGTCAAGAAGAATGTACCTCTAGCGAGACAAAAACTGCTTGCGAGCACACCAAACCCGGGCAAAACGATAAACAACTTTGTTACGCGCTTGAAAAGTTTGGCGGAACACTGTAACTATGGCGAAGAGGAAGATAACCAGGTGAGAGATATTGTGATTTTCCATGTAAAGAACAAGGAGAGGAAGAGCAAATTCTACCGCGAAGAAAATCTTAGCCTTTCCAAACTACTGGAAATTGTCAGCACCTATCACAATAAGGCTGCCATGGTTCTTGTTAGCGAAGATACTGTGAATCGTACTTGGGAAGACCGAGGTAAAAGCGATAAAGGAACGAATAGCAAGCAGCCGTGGCAGGGCAAATGTTGGAGGTGTGCTAAGCCGGGTCACATGGCGAAAGATTGTGAAGTTTCCCGTAAACATACCTGGAGCAGATGTGGAAATCGTGGGCACATGGAGGTATGTTGTCGTACGAAACAGGATAAACAAGGCAAGGGAAGAGGCGATAGCAGACGTAGAGGGAAAATTGGAAGAAAACGAGACGGTGTACGGGAGATAGGCGAGCAGCCTGATCAAAGTAACGAGGAAGGAAGCAACGCAAGTGAAGACGATGGATACTATGTCTTCAGTGCTTCAGACGGTGAGTCGAACACTTTACCTATTATGATCGAAAATA encodes:
- the LOC137995598 gene encoding uncharacterized protein, translated to MAVTLSGLPCISPFNCIGEPPTLAQRWNKWKAEFELYVAASRVGDKLQKRALLLHLAGPGVREIFKTYPDEVKGDAKEFDKAMTCLSNHFEVKKNVPLARQKLLASTPNPGKTINNFVTRLKSLAEHCNYGEEEDNQVRDIVIFHVKNKERKSKFYREENLSLSKLLEIVSTYHNKAAMVLVSEDTVNRTWEDRGKSDKGTNSKQPWQGKCWRCAKPGHMAKDCEVSRKHTWSRCGNRGHMEVCCRTKQDKQGKGRGDSRRRGKIGRKRDGVREIGEQPDQSNEEGSNASEDDGYYVFSASDGESNTLPIMIENKLVDVIIDSGATCNLMSEQVFDKVSQGKLELLKTDRKVYAYASQELLKLSGKCMLNICLPDTQTSFKTEFLVMTGCADTLLGRSSSEELGVLKVGVSVNACESRNITD